One region of Planctomycetota bacterium genomic DNA includes:
- a CDS encoding YebC/PmpR family DNA-binding transcriptional regulator, translating to MAGHSHWANISRKKSLIDHKRGKLWSKLAKAIIIAAKSGGGDPDANLKLRYAIDAAKAVSMPKDNIERAIRAGTGETKAGQLEEMLYEGYGAGGVAVLCEILTDNRNRTAPEIRKVFELNDGKLGESGCVSWMFDRKGLIVIAADKIDEEALMELVLEAGADDVTHVGETFEVTCDPSNYQAVLEALAQKELKPESSDITRIPKNTVDLDADTARKILKLLEVLDDHEDVQRVAANFNIPDAAMAEIGG from the coding sequence ATGGCTGGTCATTCCCATTGGGCGAACATCTCTCGCAAGAAGTCGCTGATCGATCACAAGCGTGGCAAGCTGTGGAGCAAGCTGGCCAAGGCCATCATCATCGCCGCCAAGAGCGGCGGCGGCGACCCTGACGCCAACCTGAAACTGCGCTATGCGATCGACGCCGCCAAGGCGGTGAGCATGCCCAAGGACAACATCGAACGGGCCATTCGCGCCGGCACCGGCGAAACCAAGGCCGGCCAGTTGGAAGAGATGCTGTACGAAGGCTACGGCGCTGGCGGCGTGGCGGTGTTGTGCGAGATTCTGACCGACAATCGCAATCGAACCGCGCCGGAAATCCGCAAGGTGTTCGAACTGAACGACGGCAAACTCGGCGAGTCGGGCTGCGTGTCGTGGATGTTCGATCGCAAGGGGCTGATCGTCATCGCGGCCGACAAGATCGACGAAGAAGCGCTGATGGAACTGGTGCTCGAAGCCGGCGCCGACGACGTGACCCACGTGGGCGAGACGTTCGAGGTGACCTGCGATCCGTCGAACTACCAGGCGGTGCTCGAAGCCCTGGCCCAGAAGGAACTCAAACCCGAGTCGAGCGACATCACCCGGATCCCCAAGAACACGGTCGACCTTGACGCCGACACCGCTCGCAAGATTCTCAAGCTGCTGGAGGTGCTCGACGATCACGAAGATGTCCAGCGCGTGGCCGCGAACTTCAACATCCCCGACGCGGCCATGGCCGAAATCGGCGGCTGA
- a CDS encoding calmodulin-binding protein, whose protein sequence is MLRRTLCAVCCAAALSSALVGSTAQAQQAYGRAWGRSYSTQDWERFYHYPYVYYPQNYYGADYYKSSNDMYYRYPQEMRIPVYNKAWQNEYPQSRRYHQGHHFILDVF, encoded by the coding sequence ATGTTGCGCCGGACGCTCTGCGCTGTTTGCTGCGCTGCCGCTTTGTCGAGCGCGCTGGTCGGTTCGACCGCCCAGGCCCAGCAGGCCTATGGCCGCGCCTGGGGCCGCAGCTATAGCACCCAGGATTGGGAGCGCTTCTACCACTACCCGTACGTCTATTATCCCCAGAACTACTACGGCGCGGACTACTACAAGAGCTCGAACGACATGTACTACCGCTATCCGCAAGAGATGCGGATTCCGGTCTACAACAAGGCCTGGCAAAACGAGTACCCGCAAAGCCGCCGGTATCACCAGGGACATCACTTCATTCTCGACGTGTTCTAA
- a CDS encoding M20 family metallopeptidase, with the protein MSLDVVKLLAELISIPSVNPMGRQVEGDIYYEHRVTDYLEQLFKRLRIPYERQLVDPGRENIVARLDGAVSCERGGPLVVWEAHQDTVPVDGMTIEPWTPTVRDGRIYGRGSCDIKGGMAAMLVAFARLAEERPKNLPTILMACTVNEEHGYTGATALAKQWAEPKPGALIPRRPDCSVVAEPTELQVVVAHKGTARWRAHTLGRAAHSSNPQLGDNAIYKMARLLLALEEYAEHELPKVPVHPRCGRPTLSVGLINGGISVNTVADRCTIEIDRRVIPGETPQAAYLEVIDYVSRHGAVNFPVQHDTMFLQGVPLNDTENGAVAERLSAVARRLTKQGEIVGVAYGTDASKFAATGVPSIVYGPGSVAQAHTCDEWLAIDELHQATEVLYEFGRGGG; encoded by the coding sequence ATGTCGCTCGATGTCGTCAAGTTGCTCGCCGAGTTGATCAGCATTCCCAGCGTCAATCCGATGGGACGGCAGGTCGAAGGAGACATTTACTACGAACATCGGGTAACCGATTACCTGGAGCAACTGTTCAAGCGACTGCGGATTCCCTACGAGCGTCAGCTCGTCGACCCGGGGCGCGAGAACATCGTCGCGCGGCTCGACGGCGCGGTCTCGTGCGAGCGCGGCGGGCCGCTGGTCGTCTGGGAGGCGCATCAAGACACAGTCCCCGTCGATGGCATGACCATCGAGCCCTGGACGCCAACGGTTCGCGATGGGCGGATCTATGGCCGTGGTTCGTGCGACATCAAGGGTGGCATGGCGGCCATGCTGGTGGCCTTCGCCCGGCTGGCCGAGGAGCGGCCCAAGAACTTGCCGACCATTCTGATGGCCTGCACGGTGAACGAAGAGCACGGCTACACCGGTGCCACGGCGCTCGCCAAGCAATGGGCCGAGCCGAAGCCCGGGGCGCTGATTCCACGGCGGCCCGACTGTTCGGTGGTGGCCGAGCCGACGGAACTACAAGTGGTCGTCGCCCACAAAGGAACCGCTCGCTGGCGCGCCCACACCCTAGGCCGCGCGGCGCATAGTTCCAACCCGCAACTCGGCGACAACGCGATTTACAAGATGGCCCGGCTGCTGTTGGCGCTCGAGGAATACGCCGAACATGAACTGCCCAAGGTGCCGGTCCATCCGCGCTGTGGCCGGCCGACGTTGAGCGTCGGGCTGATCAACGGCGGCATCAGCGTGAACACCGTGGCCGACCGCTGTACGATCGAGATCGATCGCCGCGTGATCCCTGGCGAGACGCCACAGGCGGCCTACCTGGAAGTGATCGACTATGTCTCGCGACACGGCGCGGTCAACTTCCCGGTACAGCACGACACGATGTTCCTGCAAGGGGTGCCGCTCAACGACACCGAGAACGGGGCCGTGGCCGAGCGGTTGTCGGCTGTGGCGCGGCGGCTGACCAAGCAGGGAGAAATTGTCGGCGTGGCCTACGGGACCGACGCCTCGAAGTTCGCGGCCACGGGCGTGCCGTCGATCGTCTATGGCCCCGGCTCGGTGGCCCAGGCCCACACTTGCGACGAGTGGCTGGCGATCGACGAGTTGCACCAGGCGACCGAAGTGCTCTACGAGTTCGGCCGCGGCGGCGGTTGA
- the ndhC gene encoding NADH-quinone oxidoreductase subunit A, with product MQPAVPIFLFVLAATGLCLALLTVAWVVGPATKRTPDKEMPYESGMNPIHDTRRRFDVRFHLVAIAFLLFDVELLFLYPWAVASRNPAGIDHAIAEPQKWVDSRGLVFGEVSVFVILLALGLVYVWRKGVFKWR from the coding sequence ATGCAGCCGGCTGTTCCCATCTTCTTATTTGTGTTGGCGGCCACGGGCTTGTGCCTGGCCCTGCTGACCGTGGCCTGGGTCGTGGGACCAGCGACCAAGCGCACGCCGGACAAAGAGATGCCGTATGAAAGCGGCATGAATCCGATCCATGACACGCGCCGCCGCTTTGATGTGCGGTTCCATCTGGTGGCGATCGCGTTTCTGTTGTTCGACGTCGAATTGTTGTTCCTCTATCCCTGGGCCGTGGCCAGCCGTAATCCGGCCGGCATTGACCATGCGATCGCCGAACCACAGAAATGGGTCGACAGCCGCGGGCTCGTGTTTGGCGAAGTCAGCGTGTTTGTCATCTTGCTGGCGTTGGGGCTGGTCTATGTCTGGCGCAAGGGAGTGTTCAAATGGCGATAG
- the nuoB gene encoding NADH-quinone oxidoreductase subunit NuoB, with product MAIELPENVVVSKLDELASWCRKNSLWPMPFATACCGIELMATGASRHDLARFGAEVFRFSPRQCDLMIVAGRVVMKMLPVLQRIWSQMNEPKWCISMGACASTGGVFDTYSVVQGIDRFIPVDMYVPGCPPRPEQLIQAIIDLQDRIQREGTITGAEFATPQRQSRKRALIELPIVGQPLPGGPGYPAAGLSGLRH from the coding sequence ATGGCGATAGAACTTCCCGAAAACGTCGTCGTCAGCAAGCTTGACGAGTTGGCCAGTTGGTGCCGCAAGAACAGTTTGTGGCCCATGCCGTTCGCGACGGCTTGCTGTGGCATTGAGCTGATGGCCACCGGCGCCAGCCGGCACGACCTGGCCCGCTTTGGCGCGGAAGTCTTTCGCTTCAGCCCACGGCAGTGCGATTTGATGATCGTCGCTGGTCGCGTGGTGATGAAGATGCTGCCGGTGCTGCAGCGCATATGGTCCCAGATGAACGAGCCCAAGTGGTGCATCTCGATGGGGGCGTGCGCCTCGACCGGTGGCGTGTTCGACACCTACTCGGTGGTGCAGGGGATCGATCGCTTCATTCCGGTCGATATGTACGTGCCCGGCTGCCCGCCGCGCCCCGAGCAATTGATCCAGGCGATTATCGACCTGCAAGACCGTATTCAGCGCGAGGGGACGATCACCGGCGCGGAGTTCGCCACGCCGCAGCGTCAATCGCGCAAGCGAGCGCTGATCGAGCTGCCCATTGTGGGCCAGCCGTTGCCGGGCGGCCCGGGCTATCCGGCGGCGGGACTCTCGGGGCTGAGGCATTAA
- a CDS encoding NADH-quinone oxidoreductase subunit C, whose translation MNGTLPETIQSLRSAYPDLAVSEFRGQTRVVVPRDSLVDVMTILRDERGFDLLVDVTCVDYLNYRNATDRFGLVYLLASTTNNERITVRVFVNEPDLVVPSMVPMWPGANWLEREVWDMFGITFAGHPDHRRILMPDEFTAFPLRKDYPLQGRGERHNFTVLTREQA comes from the coding sequence ATGAACGGAACACTGCCCGAGACCATCCAGTCGCTGCGCAGCGCTTATCCCGATCTGGCGGTGAGCGAGTTTCGTGGCCAGACGCGCGTGGTCGTGCCGCGCGATTCGCTGGTCGACGTGATGACCATTCTGCGCGACGAGCGCGGGTTCGATCTGCTGGTCGACGTGACCTGTGTCGACTATCTGAACTATCGCAACGCCACCGACCGGTTCGGCCTGGTCTACTTGCTGGCTTCGACGACGAACAACGAGCGGATCACCGTCCGCGTGTTCGTCAACGAGCCCGACCTGGTGGTGCCGTCGATGGTGCCGATGTGGCCGGGGGCCAATTGGCTGGAGCGCGAGGTGTGGGACATGTTCGGCATCACGTTCGCGGGTCATCCGGACCATCGCCGCATTCTGATGCCCGACGAGTTCACGGCCTTTCCGCTGCGCAAGGACTACCCGCTGCAAGGGCGGGGCGAGCGTCACAACTTTACCGTGTTGACCCGAGAGCAGGCGTAA
- a CDS encoding NADH-quinone oxidoreductase subunit D, whose protein sequence is MPLSAADIQTRDLAHDESQDYLWTLNFGPQHPATHTTLRIVLKLDGERVVDAMPDIGYLHSGFEKIGEHLDYNQYVTVTDRMNYISPVANNVAWHGAVEALLGIELTPRCKYLRVIVAELARISDHLLSNGAVGLDAGAFTFFLYAFNRREEIYDIMETLCGARFTHSYTRVGGAMGDATPKFLEQVRQFVRTLPKTLDDMERLLNRNRIFVDRTKGVGVMTKEQMIARSVTGPLARASGVTRDLRKDEPYLAYADFDFKVCCATGNDCFARYLVRMAEMRESLKIIHQALENLPAGPLNVPIAERTAIPTKQQVYTTIEGTISHFELVMANRGFEAPHDEVYYANETANGELGFYVVGDGSDVAYRARCRPPSYIHFALFPEMIRGHTLSDVVAVLGSLNIIAAELDR, encoded by the coding sequence ATGCCGCTGAGTGCTGCCGACATCCAGACGCGCGACCTGGCGCATGATGAATCGCAGGATTACCTGTGGACGCTGAACTTTGGCCCGCAGCATCCGGCCACGCACACCACCTTGCGCATCGTGTTGAAGCTCGATGGCGAGCGGGTGGTCGACGCCATGCCCGACATCGGTTACTTGCACTCGGGCTTCGAGAAGATCGGCGAGCATCTCGACTATAACCAGTACGTCACGGTCACCGACCGGATGAATTACATCTCGCCGGTGGCGAACAATGTCGCCTGGCACGGGGCGGTCGAGGCGCTGCTGGGCATCGAGCTGACGCCCCGGTGCAAGTACCTGCGGGTCATCGTGGCCGAGTTGGCGCGGATCAGCGATCACTTGCTGAGCAATGGCGCGGTTGGGCTCGACGCCGGCGCGTTCACGTTCTTCTTGTACGCGTTCAATCGCCGCGAAGAGATTTACGACATCATGGAGACGCTGTGCGGCGCCCGCTTCACGCACAGCTATACCCGGGTCGGCGGCGCGATGGGCGACGCCACGCCCAAGTTCCTTGAACAAGTCCGCCAGTTCGTCCGCACGCTCCCCAAGACGCTCGACGACATGGAACGGTTGCTGAATCGCAACCGGATCTTCGTCGACCGGACCAAGGGGGTCGGCGTGATGACCAAGGAACAAATGATCGCCCGCAGCGTGACCGGCCCCTTGGCTCGGGCCAGCGGCGTGACGCGCGATCTGCGCAAGGACGAGCCTTACCTGGCGTACGCCGATTTCGATTTCAAGGTCTGCTGTGCCACGGGCAACGATTGCTTCGCGCGTTATCTGGTTCGCATGGCCGAGATGCGGGAGAGCCTGAAGATCATTCACCAGGCGCTCGAGAATCTGCCCGCCGGCCCGTTGAATGTGCCGATTGCCGAACGAACCGCCATTCCCACCAAGCAGCAGGTCTATACGACCATCGAAGGGACGATCTCGCACTTTGAGTTGGTGATGGCCAACCGCGGGTTCGAGGCCCCGCACGACGAGGTCTACTACGCCAACGAAACCGCCAACGGCGAACTGGGCTTTTATGTCGTGGGTGATGGGAGCGACGTGGCCTACCGGGCGCGGTGCCGGCCGCCGTCCTACATTCACTTTGCCTTGTTCCCTGAAATGATCCGCGGCCACACGCTGAGCGATGTGGTGGCCGTGCTGGGCAGCCTGAACATCATTGCCGCGGAGCTCGATCGATAA
- a CDS encoding NAD(P)H-dependent oxidoreductase subunit E, with protein sequence MAVLTSEMIDAIKAYIPRYPNKRAVVLPALHIVNEHLRWVPYEAVVEVAELLELPPPEVQDTLSFYGFFKQDKPHGETRAWVCRSVSCALRGGEEILDHLCHQAGVKPGETTADGKLTVEFGECLGACEFAPCMLAGKDLHKDLTNEKIDEFVKSLG encoded by the coding sequence ATGGCTGTGCTGACCTCGGAAATGATCGACGCCATCAAGGCCTACATCCCGCGCTATCCCAACAAGCGCGCGGTGGTGCTGCCGGCGCTGCACATCGTGAACGAGCATCTGCGCTGGGTGCCGTACGAGGCCGTCGTTGAAGTGGCCGAACTGCTTGAGCTGCCTCCCCCCGAGGTGCAGGACACGCTCAGCTTTTACGGCTTCTTCAAGCAAGACAAGCCGCACGGCGAGACGCGGGCCTGGGTGTGCCGCTCGGTCAGTTGCGCTCTGCGCGGCGGTGAAGAGATTCTTGACCACTTGTGCCACCAGGCTGGCGTGAAGCCGGGCGAGACGACGGCCGACGGCAAGTTGACGGTCGAGTTCGGCGAGTGCCTGGGCGCGTGCGAGTTCGCCCCCTGCATGCTGGCCGGCAAGGACCTGCACAAGGATCTGACCAACGAAAAGATCGACGAGTTTGTGAAGTCGCTCGGTTGA
- a CDS encoding site-specific DNA-methyltransferase: MRRRVGGRTASQRRLFEQLGESVPRANAAGESGRYLLLNVDAFEWLESAPPNSIEAVITDPPYGLIEYTEEQLRKRKAGRGGVWRIPPSFDGCQRSPLPRFTVLGADDHERLRAFFARLAQGLMRVMVPGAHLFIATNPLVSYLVYEPLIRAGFEKRGEIIRLVQTLRGGDRPKNAEKEFADVSVMPRSCWEPWGLFRKPCEGRVQDNLRKWKTGGLRRISDDEPFRDVIESSVARNGEREIAPHPSLKPQHFLRQLCRAALPLGKGTILDPFCGSGSTIAAALACRRKCIGIEINRQFFKIAQCGIGRLADLCVRRELA; this comes from the coding sequence ATGAGACGGCGGGTAGGCGGGCGCACTGCTTCCCAGCGGCGATTGTTCGAGCAGCTCGGCGAATCGGTGCCGCGCGCTAACGCCGCGGGCGAGTCCGGTCGTTATCTGTTGCTTAACGTCGATGCGTTCGAGTGGTTGGAGTCGGCGCCGCCGAATTCGATCGAGGCGGTGATTACGGACCCCCCTTACGGTTTGATCGAATACACCGAAGAACAATTGCGAAAGCGGAAGGCGGGGCGAGGCGGAGTGTGGCGCATTCCGCCGTCGTTCGATGGCTGCCAACGCTCGCCGCTGCCTCGGTTTACCGTGTTGGGGGCGGACGATCATGAACGGCTGCGGGCGTTTTTCGCTCGGCTGGCCCAGGGCTTGATGCGCGTTATGGTGCCGGGAGCGCACTTGTTCATTGCCACCAATCCCTTGGTTTCCTACCTGGTTTACGAGCCGTTGATTCGCGCGGGCTTCGAGAAGCGTGGTGAAATCATTCGGCTCGTGCAAACCTTGCGGGGCGGTGATCGACCAAAGAACGCGGAAAAAGAATTTGCCGACGTGTCGGTCATGCCACGCTCGTGCTGGGAACCGTGGGGTTTGTTTCGCAAGCCCTGCGAAGGCCGCGTGCAAGATAATTTGCGGAAATGGAAGACGGGTGGTTTGCGCCGCATTTCGGATGACGAGCCGTTCCGCGACGTGATCGAATCCTCGGTGGCGCGAAATGGCGAGCGTGAGATTGCTCCGCACCCGTCGCTGAAGCCGCAGCATTTCCTCAGGCAACTGTGCCGCGCGGCTTTGCCGCTGGGGAAAGGAACGATTCTTGATCCATTCTGTGGGTCGGGATCAACGATTGCAGCGGCGTTGGCATGCAGGCGCAAATGCATTGGAATCGAAATCAACCGCCAATTCTTCAAGATAGCTCAATGCGGAATTGGAAGGCTGGCGGACCTTTGTGTCAGACGGGAGTTAGCTTGA
- a CDS encoding DUF262 domain-containing protein: MKYHPTIQTISWFKARADDGSLTIKPPYQRRPVWKARQKCHLIETVLLDLPIPEIYVHVKITDEGKSEYAVVDGQQRIRAILQFIGAERDEGEAQHNAFALTHLDPNAEFYNWTFDELNTDQRRRFFAYKLAVREIDDADDDEVRRIFARLNKYLTKLSPQELRNATYSGPFVKLANDLTDDEYWSENRIVSPETIRRMGDIEFISELLIGVLDGPQSGKAEIIDEYYQRFEDFTEEFEGQAELKRRFSRTLDLVQRVLPEIRDTRWRNKTDFYSLFVAFAHKLRSEVVQESMVESLGDKLMAFAAQVDKAIESSAAKVPQYVLEYAQAHVKGSSEKSRRAARHESLLTVVDSFFAAKKPPRAIKKTT, from the coding sequence GTGAAATACCACCCAACTATACAGACGATTTCGTGGTTCAAAGCGCGGGCTGACGATGGCAGTCTGACGATCAAGCCCCCATATCAAAGACGTCCGGTGTGGAAGGCACGCCAGAAGTGCCATTTGATTGAAACAGTATTGCTTGATTTGCCAATCCCCGAAATCTACGTGCATGTGAAGATAACGGACGAGGGCAAGTCAGAATATGCAGTCGTTGATGGGCAGCAGCGGATACGGGCGATCTTGCAATTCATAGGTGCTGAGCGCGATGAAGGTGAGGCCCAACATAATGCTTTTGCATTGACCCATCTTGACCCGAACGCAGAGTTCTACAATTGGACCTTTGATGAACTGAATACGGATCAACGGCGTCGCTTTTTTGCGTACAAACTCGCCGTTCGCGAAATCGATGATGCCGACGACGATGAGGTGCGGCGCATCTTTGCACGACTTAACAAATACCTGACCAAGTTGAGCCCGCAAGAACTTCGCAACGCTACGTATTCTGGTCCCTTCGTGAAGCTTGCGAATGACCTGACAGACGATGAGTACTGGTCAGAGAACAGGATTGTGTCTCCGGAGACAATTCGCAGAATGGGGGACATTGAGTTCATTAGTGAGCTATTGATCGGCGTTCTCGATGGCCCGCAGAGTGGCAAGGCTGAGATCATTGACGAGTATTATCAGCGGTTTGAAGACTTTACCGAGGAGTTTGAAGGCCAGGCTGAATTGAAACGCCGGTTCAGCAGAACTCTGGACCTCGTTCAGCGAGTACTCCCAGAAATTCGCGACACTCGCTGGAGAAACAAGACTGACTTCTATTCATTATTTGTGGCTTTTGCGCACAAGCTTCGGAGTGAAGTCGTACAGGAAAGCATGGTGGAATCCCTGGGTGATAAACTGATGGCATTTGCCGCTCAGGTGGATAAAGCCATTGAATCAAGCGCTGCAAAGGTTCCGCAATATGTTCTCGAGTATGCGCAAGCACATGTTAAGGGCAGCAGCGAGAAATCAAGACGCGCGGCCCGTCATGAGTCGTTGCTTACAGTGGTTGATTCATTCTTCGCTGCCAAGAAGCCGCCGCGAGCGATCAAAAAGACGACGTAG